Proteins found in one Gardnerella vaginalis ATCC 14018 = JCM 11026 genomic segment:
- the rsmG gene encoding 16S rRNA (guanine(527)-N(7))-methyltransferase RsmG: MEENLNKDNNDNTQETIDELENSPLLSEVLGDALDKCKMFHVKLQKEGLLRGLVGPRDMSILWERHILNSAAVVPFIKEAIKKSKKKSIADVGSGGGFPGIVIAACLPDCDVTLIEPMERRVLWLKECVELMGLDNVTIFHGRSDEIIEKIKSHDISPFDVVTCRAVAPMTKLAGWTIPLLNTHGQLIALKGKSAQAEIEKAAKMIKKAKGVNPRVVDAPVANGLQSTTVVLVDKA, from the coding sequence ATGGAAGAAAATTTAAATAAAGATAATAACGATAATACTCAAGAGACAATTGATGAATTAGAAAATTCACCATTGCTAAGCGAAGTTTTAGGTGATGCTCTTGATAAATGTAAGATGTTTCACGTGAAACTTCAAAAAGAGGGCTTGCTGAGAGGATTAGTTGGACCTAGAGATATGAGTATTCTCTGGGAAAGACATATATTAAATTCTGCAGCTGTTGTTCCTTTTATTAAGGAAGCTATTAAAAAGTCTAAGAAAAAATCTATAGCAGACGTAGGAAGTGGTGGTGGATTCCCTGGTATTGTTATAGCAGCATGTTTGCCTGATTGTGATGTAACATTAATTGAACCTATGGAAAGACGCGTTCTTTGGCTAAAAGAATGTGTAGAACTTATGGGATTAGACAATGTCACTATTTTTCACGGAAGATCAGATGAAATTATTGAAAAAATAAAATCTCATGATATATCACCGTTTGACGTTGTAACGTGTAGAGCTGTAGCACCTATGACAAAACTAGCAGGGTGGACTATCCCTCTATTAAATACACATGGTCAACTGATTGCGTTAAAGGGAAAATCTGCCCAGGCTGAAATTGAGAAAGCCGCAAAAATGATCAAAAAAGCGAAGGGTGTGAATCCTAGGGTTGTTGATGCTCCTGTTGCAAATGGTCTTCAATCTACGACTGTTGTATTAGTTGACAAAGCATAA
- a CDS encoding ParA family protein has translation MLESAEDTIKRIFGDSGSSLGSELANISSRFHAIDGVVFPKPKETRFIAVANQKGGVGKTSSAVNLSAAMAIGGSKVLLIDMDPQGNASTAMNIPHSSADPSVYDVIEGRKTIAEVKKTCPDIEGLDVVPASIDLSGAELEVAQMEDRNNLLKNAVNEFLGNNNEHYDYVFIDCPPSLGLLVINAMCAAHEMLIPIQAEYYALEGLGQLIRTIGLVQQHYNPTLVVSTMLVTMFDKRTLLGREVFQEVKNHYPNIVLNTTIPRTVKIPEAPSFNQSVITYDPHGTGAVSYREAALEIANKSDAILAVIDAKREGNA, from the coding sequence ATGTTGGAGTCAGCTGAAGATACGATTAAGCGTATTTTTGGAGATTCTGGATCTTCCTTAGGTAGTGAATTGGCTAATATATCAAGCCGATTTCATGCCATTGATGGGGTAGTTTTTCCTAAGCCTAAAGAAACGCGATTTATTGCTGTTGCGAATCAAAAGGGTGGTGTTGGCAAAACCAGTTCGGCTGTAAATTTATCTGCAGCTATGGCTATTGGTGGTTCAAAAGTTTTGTTGATTGACATGGACCCTCAGGGTAATGCTTCCACAGCTATGAATATACCTCATTCTTCAGCAGATCCCTCTGTTTATGATGTTATCGAGGGAAGAAAAACTATTGCTGAAGTAAAGAAAACTTGCCCAGATATTGAAGGACTTGATGTTGTTCCTGCTTCTATTGATTTAAGTGGAGCAGAACTAGAAGTTGCGCAGATGGAAGATCGAAATAATCTTCTTAAAAATGCTGTTAATGAGTTTCTTGGCAATAATAATGAGCACTACGATTATGTGTTTATTGATTGTCCACCATCTCTAGGTCTTTTGGTAATTAACGCGATGTGTGCTGCTCATGAAATGCTAATACCAATTCAAGCTGAATATTATGCACTAGAAGGATTAGGACAACTCATTAGGACAATTGGATTAGTGCAACAACATTACAATCCTACGCTGGTTGTTTCAACAATGTTAGTAACGATGTTTGATAAGCGAACTCTTCTTGGTAGAGAAGTGTTTCAAGAAGTTAAAAACCATTATCCAAATATTGTTCTAAATACTACCATTCCAAGAACTGTCAAAATACCAGAAGCACCAAGTTTTAATCAAAGTGTTATAACTTATGATCCACACGGAACTGGAGCAGTGTCGTATAGGGAAGCTGCGTTAGAGATAGCAAATAAGTCTGATGCTATTTTAGCTGTAATTGACGCTAAAAGAGAGGGTAATGCATAA
- a CDS encoding Jag family protein, with protein sequence MAQDETRSIDQLNEEADIAADYLEGLLDIADYEGDIEMGVRNNRPMIQIVADDDSDIKHLIGRDGEVVDALQQLSRLAIQQKTGERSHLIVDVDGFLKRKRQHLRDIALDAVDEVRETGDPVELKPMNSFERKVIHDTVRDEGLRSRSHGEEPHRYVTVYMPVSAVEDEDLDDIAVDVDEEYIED encoded by the coding sequence ATGGCGCAAGACGAAACTAGAAGCATTGACCAGCTCAATGAGGAAGCTGATATAGCTGCCGATTACTTAGAAGGACTTCTAGATATTGCTGATTATGAGGGCGATATTGAAATGGGTGTTCGTAACAATAGACCGATGATTCAGATTGTTGCGGATGATGATTCCGATATTAAGCATTTGATTGGCAGGGATGGAGAAGTTGTTGACGCATTGCAGCAGCTTAGCCGATTAGCTATTCAACAAAAAACTGGTGAGAGATCTCATTTAATTGTTGATGTTGATGGATTCCTTAAGCGTAAGCGTCAGCATTTGCGTGATATTGCTTTGGATGCTGTTGATGAGGTTCGTGAGACTGGGGATCCAGTTGAATTGAAGCCGATGAATTCATTTGAACGTAAAGTCATTCATGACACTGTGCGAGATGAGGGTCTGCGTTCTAGGTCTCATGGAGAAGAACCACATCGTTATGTAACCGTTTATATGCCTGTAAGTGCAGTTGAAGACGAAGATCTTGATGATATAGCTGTTGACGTAGATGAAGAGTATATAGAAGACTGA